A genomic stretch from Haloferax sp. Atlit-12N includes:
- a CDS encoding type II secretion system F family protein, with the protein MSNLDSKTSGGLDRSTDTLGDAFYPLFQLIFDEDGEFVADIEEKLQQARMPDTVELYLSRALAVGVLVGLALWLVGMVVGYGVFALGLVSADSVSLGIPVGSEATAATLRSLAMPAAVVLSGLVFGSLGFAGGFGTLVAIPYSTASARKREINMLLSDSISFMYALSVGGLNQLEILEAMARAEDTYGEVSREFQSIVQETEYFGTDYRNAIRQQAILTPSDDLSQFLTDMLSIVNSGGDMQGFLDDKKDKHLRTAKQQQEQTLETMELFGEMYMTLSLFPLLLIIILVIMSMLGEAQSRLLYATVYGLIPLTGVGFLVLVSTVKQDEIGDGFLSPEDESDRLQGQQREGLIHMGLVESYVGEFSLFSRIKSREGTFKTKELLRRPHLFFKRHPLFTLALTVPAALSLLAVSVVGGAAPTTWDGMVANPVWGTFIWFYVPVYLIAVPLTVFHEWNVHSRSAITGKLSDNLRKLSSANDTGQTLLESIKTVSDTSSGKLADEFEVMYAKVHYGMSLREALVEFNNKYHIPRLARTVKLITKAQEASSQITEVLTTAAQASENQDDIERERISRTRMQVAIILMTYVTLLAVMAILKTQFLDVMAGLSSQASGSGGATTGGPSFGGGIDPDLLSLLFFHGVTIQAMLSGFISGYIRNADLLSGVKFVVILQTLSLAVWMVVG; encoded by the coding sequence ATGAGCAACCTCGATTCGAAGACCTCTGGCGGTCTCGACCGCAGCACCGACACCCTCGGCGACGCCTTCTACCCGCTGTTTCAGCTCATCTTCGACGAGGACGGCGAGTTCGTCGCCGACATCGAAGAAAAGCTGCAGCAGGCGCGGATGCCCGACACCGTCGAACTCTATCTCTCGCGGGCGCTCGCCGTCGGCGTGCTCGTCGGCCTCGCGCTGTGGCTCGTCGGGATGGTCGTCGGCTACGGCGTCTTCGCGCTCGGCCTCGTCTCGGCTGACTCGGTGAGCCTCGGGATTCCGGTCGGGAGCGAGGCCACGGCGGCCACGCTCCGGTCGCTCGCGATGCCCGCGGCCGTCGTTCTCTCGGGGCTCGTCTTCGGGTCGCTCGGCTTCGCTGGCGGGTTCGGGACGCTCGTCGCGATTCCGTACTCGACGGCGTCCGCCCGCAAGCGCGAGATAAACATGCTCCTGTCGGACTCCATCTCGTTCATGTACGCCCTGTCTGTGGGCGGGCTGAACCAACTGGAGATTCTGGAGGCGATGGCGCGCGCCGAAGACACCTACGGCGAGGTCTCTCGGGAGTTCCAGAGCATCGTCCAAGAGACGGAGTACTTCGGCACCGACTACCGCAACGCCATCCGTCAGCAGGCGATTTTGACCCCCTCGGACGACCTCTCACAGTTCCTGACGGACATGCTCTCTATCGTCAACTCCGGCGGTGACATGCAGGGCTTCCTCGACGACAAGAAGGACAAACACCTCCGGACCGCGAAACAACAGCAGGAACAGACGCTGGAGACGATGGAGCTGTTCGGCGAGATGTACATGACGCTGTCGCTGTTTCCGCTGCTTCTCATCATCATCCTCGTCATCATGAGCATGCTCGGTGAGGCCCAGTCGAGGCTGTTGTACGCGACTGTCTACGGGCTCATCCCGCTGACCGGCGTCGGCTTCCTCGTCCTCGTCTCGACGGTCAAGCAGGACGAAATCGGCGACGGCTTCCTCAGCCCCGAAGACGAAAGCGACCGCCTGCAGGGCCAACAGCGCGAGGGGCTCATCCACATGGGGCTCGTCGAGAGCTACGTCGGCGAATTCAGCCTCTTTTCGCGCATCAAATCCCGCGAGGGGACGTTCAAGACGAAAGAACTCCTGCGCCGCCCGCATCTGTTCTTCAAGCGGCATCCGCTTTTCACCCTCGCGCTGACGGTGCCCGCGGCGCTCTCACTCCTCGCCGTCTCCGTCGTCGGTGGGGCCGCCCCGACGACGTGGGACGGGATGGTGGCTAACCCCGTCTGGGGGACGTTCATCTGGTTCTACGTGCCGGTCTACCTCATCGCGGTGCCGCTGACCGTCTTTCACGAGTGGAACGTCCACTCGCGGTCGGCCATCACGGGGAAGCTCTCCGACAACCTCCGGAAGCTGTCGAGCGCGAACGACACCGGTCAGACGCTCCTCGAATCCATCAAGACCGTCTCCGACACCTCCTCGGGGAAACTCGCCGACGAGTTCGAGGTGATGTACGCGAAGGTCCACTACGGCATGAGCCTCAGAGAGGCGCTCGTCGAGTTCAACAACAAGTACCACATCCCGCGGCTCGCTCGGACGGTCAAGCTCATCACGAAGGCCCAGGAGGCGTCGAGCCAGATAACCGAGGTGCTGACGACGGCCGCGCAGGCCTCCGAGAACCAAGACGACATCGAGCGCGAGCGCATCTCGCGGACCCGGATGCAGGTCGCCATCATCCTCATGACCTACGTGACGCTGCTGGCGGTGATGGCCATCCTGAAGACGCAGTTCCTCGACGTGATGGCCGGCCTCTCCTCGCAGGCGTCGGGGTCCGGCGGCGCGACGACCGGCGGCCCGAGTTTCGGCGGCGGCATCGACCCCGACCTGCTGTCGCTTCTGTTCTTCCACGGCGTCACCATCCAGGCGATGCTCTCGGGGTTCATCAGCGGCTACATCCGCAACGCAGACCTCCTTTCGGGGGTCAAGTTCGTCGTCATCCTCCAGACACTCTCGCTCGCGGTGTGGATGGTGGTCGGCTGA
- a CDS encoding protein sorting system archaetidylserine synthase (This PssA-like phosphatidyltransferase, along with a PssD-like decarboxylase, is required in Haloarchaea for the archaeosortase ArtA to replace the PGF-CTERM sorting signal with a C-terminal lipid anchor.), producing the protein MRPRFVGRLGPADVVTAGNAALGFVAAVLTAVDVRLAAKVILLAAMADGLDGVVARRYGGTDAGPYLDSLADVASFGVAPALLVVTVVREMWGFDRLRVVAGVAVAALFVAAAVVRLALYTAYDSGSDETVGVPTTLAATILSAGVLVGFVDPMLLVALSAIMAALMLSDVTYPDLHAQDALVMGVVQGLAILCSGTLGEGFSFGLLFLALGYLFLGPRFYWG; encoded by the coding sequence ATGAGACCCCGATTCGTCGGTCGGTTGGGCCCCGCCGACGTGGTCACCGCCGGGAACGCGGCGCTCGGCTTCGTCGCGGCGGTGCTGACCGCGGTCGACGTGCGCCTCGCGGCCAAGGTCATCCTGCTGGCCGCGATGGCCGACGGCCTCGACGGCGTGGTCGCCCGGCGCTACGGGGGAACCGACGCGGGGCCGTACCTCGACTCTCTCGCGGACGTGGCCTCCTTCGGCGTCGCTCCCGCCCTGCTCGTCGTCACCGTCGTCCGCGAGATGTGGGGCTTCGACCGGCTTCGGGTCGTCGCCGGCGTCGCCGTCGCCGCGCTGTTCGTCGCGGCCGCGGTCGTCAGACTGGCGCTCTACACCGCTTACGACAGCGGGTCCGACGAGACGGTCGGCGTGCCGACGACGCTCGCCGCGACGATTCTGTCGGCCGGCGTCCTCGTCGGCTTCGTCGACCCGATGTTGCTCGTCGCCCTCTCGGCGATTATGGCCGCGCTGATGCTCTCGGACGTGACCTACCCCGACCTCCACGCGCAGGACGCGCTCGTCATGGGCGTGGTGCAGGGGCTCGCAATCCTCTGTTCCGGGACGCTCGGCGAGGGGTTTTCGTTCGGGCTGCTGTTCTTGGCGCTCGGCTACCTGTTTTTGGGCCCGCGCTTCTACTGGGGCTAA
- a CDS encoding VRR-NUC domain-containing protein has translation MRYGSGEYELVFRRLPETNTIAGRTYLELDWAKDTASYPGSFESPEPYEYCYEGDAVNAEDLVSTYLTECLGGLVINIDSTRSYPVLDGEQFVESAWETDNLDEHARFSQVRFADAIERGLREIAGPMRTDVSETVLTEIFDRTEPIERLREALGFSGAPDLVGIDQQLFGGPVLVEVKAHTDQFQDTQEHWMGTFRNLFTDVYVCEVRPA, from the coding sequence ATGCGATACGGCTCTGGCGAGTACGAATTGGTTTTCAGACGGCTACCCGAAACCAACACAATAGCGGGTCGAACCTACTTAGAGCTGGATTGGGCGAAAGACACGGCGTCGTATCCGGGGTCGTTCGAATCGCCGGAGCCCTACGAGTATTGTTACGAGGGCGACGCAGTCAACGCCGAGGACTTGGTTTCGACTTACCTCACCGAGTGTCTCGGCGGCCTCGTCATCAATATCGACAGCACGCGGAGTTATCCCGTCCTCGACGGCGAACAGTTTGTAGAATCGGCGTGGGAGACCGATAACTTGGACGAACACGCTCGGTTCTCGCAGGTCAGATTCGCGGACGCGATTGAACGCGGCCTCCGCGAGATCGCCGGACCGATGCGGACCGATGTGTCTGAAACGGTTCTCACTGAAATATTCGACCGAACCGAACCCATCGAGCGCTTGCGTGAGGCGCTCGGGTTCTCCGGCGCGCCGGACCTCGTTGGTATCGACCAACAGCTGTTCGGCGGCCCGGTTCTCGTGGAAGTCAAGGCACACACCGACCAGTTTCAGGACACCCAAGAGCATTGGATGGGGACGTTCCGAAACCTGTTCACGGATGTTTACGTCTGTGAAGTTCGGCCCGCGTAG
- a CDS encoding ion transporter, whose amino-acid sequence MSSSTKRRVWQLVNPEETGRSGQRLESAALLLASLNVVAVVFQSSDALYSRYALLFDGFAVLSVSLFTLLFVLRLWASAIRTEYRGSSGRLRFVARPFVLLDFVVIAVFWISFVSAPQSLGGVRVLWFARIFDFPRFRRSRTRFKRVIASQREDLAIAFSGAAMLVLVSSTLMYFAERSAQPEAFGSILDALWWGIVTLTTVGYGDVVPVTPLGRILGAITTFGGIAFFALPSSILAAGFFAERERENQTETESTDEAAESAEPTQTMAGPVQYRCPHCGGTLDSPGSEYR is encoded by the coding sequence ATGAGCAGTTCGACGAAGCGGCGCGTGTGGCAGTTGGTGAATCCCGAGGAGACCGGGCGCTCGGGACAGCGCCTCGAATCCGCGGCGCTCCTCCTCGCTTCGCTGAACGTCGTCGCCGTCGTGTTTCAGAGTAGCGATGCGCTCTACAGCAGGTACGCGCTGTTGTTCGACGGGTTCGCCGTCCTCTCTGTGTCGCTCTTCACGCTCCTTTTCGTCCTCCGGCTGTGGGCCTCGGCGATTAGAACCGAGTACCGCGGGTCGTCGGGCCGACTCCGGTTCGTGGCCCGCCCGTTCGTCCTCCTCGATTTCGTCGTCATCGCCGTCTTTTGGATTAGTTTCGTCTCCGCTCCGCAGAGTCTCGGTGGCGTCCGCGTGCTCTGGTTCGCCCGCATATTCGACTTTCCCCGGTTTCGGCGCTCGCGCACACGGTTCAAACGGGTTATCGCCAGCCAGCGCGAGGACCTCGCCATCGCCTTCAGCGGGGCCGCGATGCTCGTTCTCGTCTCGTCGACGCTGATGTACTTCGCCGAGCGAAGTGCCCAACCCGAGGCGTTCGGGTCGATTCTGGACGCGCTCTGGTGGGGCATCGTCACGCTCACGACGGTGGGATACGGCGACGTGGTTCCGGTGACCCCGCTCGGGCGGATACTCGGCGCGATTACGACGTTCGGCGGAATCGCTTTCTTCGCGCTCCCGTCGAGCATCCTGGCGGCGGGGTTCTTCGCCGAACGCGAACGCGAAAACCAGACCGAGACGGAATCAACGGATGAGGCGGCGGAGTCGGCGGAGCCGACGCAAACGATGGCTGGCCCGGTGCAGTATCGATGCCCTCACTGCGGGGGGACGCTCGACTCTCCGGGGAGCGAATATCGTTGA
- a CDS encoding exonuclease, protein MSVSPAEQTPAADAAATLREATFVRLRVHRSGAAVAAAGVIGRALRTLDVPFRIRATDAPDTVANDDVVAVVGLSNADADLELDPTDAVSVVRELGVDPDPAVALAGFHAAGVTPDDDTELANAAADAGVEVGPGVAVPTGDLADGLAHSTLVHASFSADTERAQATLAELSLPAELDADARRRVASLVAIDATTGEATARAATAVERVLRSEATPNGPFETVGGFADVLDSTVRESPGTAVALALGHDVRDAALDAWRDHAQATHAALREATTGRYESLYALSCDLSSPGRLATVARLARDFRSPEPTVLAVGVGAAALVSTGPAGLDENLAAAANELPDASATGSPSEATMTFDSAAEPSDIVAAVREVRR, encoded by the coding sequence ATGTCCGTGAGCCCCGCCGAACAGACACCCGCCGCCGACGCCGCCGCGACCCTACGCGAGGCGACGTTCGTTCGTCTCCGCGTCCACAGGAGCGGTGCCGCCGTCGCGGCCGCCGGTGTCATCGGGCGGGCGCTCAGGACACTCGACGTCCCCTTCCGCATCCGCGCGACCGACGCCCCTGACACTGTCGCAAACGACGACGTTGTGGCAGTCGTGGGCCTGTCGAACGCCGATGCGGACCTCGAACTCGACCCGACCGACGCCGTCTCGGTCGTCCGCGAACTCGGAGTCGACCCCGACCCGGCGGTCGCGCTGGCCGGCTTCCACGCCGCCGGCGTGACGCCGGACGACGACACCGAACTCGCGAACGCCGCAGCCGACGCGGGCGTCGAAGTCGGACCCGGCGTGGCCGTCCCGACGGGCGACCTCGCAGACGGGCTGGCGCACTCGACGCTCGTCCACGCGTCGTTTTCGGCCGACACGGAGCGCGCGCAGGCGACGCTCGCCGAACTGTCGCTCCCGGCCGAACTCGACGCGGACGCTCGCAGACGCGTCGCCTCCCTCGTCGCCATCGACGCGACGACCGGCGAGGCGACTGCCCGAGCGGCGACCGCCGTCGAGCGCGTCTTGCGCTCGGAGGCGACCCCGAACGGGCCGTTCGAAACCGTCGGCGGTTTCGCCGACGTGCTCGATTCGACCGTCCGGGAGTCGCCCGGGACCGCCGTCGCGCTGGCGCTCGGACACGATGTTCGTGATGCCGCGCTCGACGCGTGGCGCGACCACGCACAGGCGACCCATGCCGCGCTCCGCGAGGCGACGACGGGCCGCTACGAGAGCCTCTACGCGCTCTCCTGTGACCTGTCGTCGCCGGGGCGACTCGCTACGGTGGCGAGGCTCGCCCGCGACTTCCGCTCGCCCGAGCCGACCGTTCTCGCGGTCGGCGTCGGTGCCGCGGCCCTCGTCTCGACCGGCCCCGCCGGACTCGACGAGAACCTCGCCGCGGCCGCGAACGAACTGCCGGACGCGTCCGCGACCGGGTCGCCGTCGGAGGCGACGATGACGTTCGACTCCGCGGCGGAGCCGAGCGACATCGTCGCGGCCGTCAGGGAGGTGCGCCGATGA
- a CDS encoding KEOPS complex subunit Pcc1 produces the protein MTRRATLRTTHDDPGIVAGALEPDNTESMRTRVEGDELVTTIERDSTGGLHATVDDYVVNVTVAETVIEATRTHTDTNHE, from the coding sequence ATGACCCGGCGTGCGACCCTGCGGACGACCCACGACGACCCCGGTATCGTCGCCGGCGCGCTCGAACCGGACAACACGGAGTCGATGCGCACCCGAGTCGAGGGGGACGAACTCGTCACCACAATCGAACGCGATTCGACCGGCGGCCTGCACGCCACGGTCGATGACTACGTCGTCAACGTGACGGTCGCCGAGACCGTCATCGAAGCCACACGAACGCACACAGACACTAACCATGAGTGA
- a CDS encoding plastocyanin/azurin family copper-binding protein, giving the protein MRNHGSSDGGRTRRQFLAATGAAATAGLAGCATLMASGDEFDIGMTAVAFDPPTLTVGVGDEVVWRNTSSRGHTVTAYEGTLPEDAAFFASGDYETEQAARDAYSNSLGGLIGSGENYTYTFDVPGEYEYLCIPHEQAGMVGTIVVEE; this is encoded by the coding sequence ATGCGAAACCACGGGTCCTCGGACGGCGGTCGGACGCGGCGTCAGTTCCTCGCGGCGACCGGAGCAGCCGCGACGGCCGGCCTCGCGGGCTGTGCGACCTTGATGGCTTCGGGTGACGAGTTCGACATCGGCATGACCGCGGTCGCGTTCGACCCGCCGACGCTGACCGTCGGGGTCGGTGACGAGGTCGTCTGGCGCAACACGAGTTCGCGCGGCCACACCGTCACCGCCTACGAGGGGACCCTTCCCGAAGACGCCGCCTTCTTCGCCAGTGGAGACTACGAGACCGAGCAGGCCGCCCGCGACGCCTACTCCAACTCGCTCGGTGGACTCATCGGAAGCGGTGAAAACTACACGTACACCTTCGACGTGCCCGGCGAGTACGAGTATCTCTGTATCCCCCACGAGCAGGCTGGCATGGTCGGCACCATCGTCGTCGAGGAGTAG
- a CDS encoding 30S ribosomal protein S15 gives MARMHTRRRGSSSSDKPVADEAPEWSDVDAADIEARVVELAEQGKDPSQIGLSLRDEGVKGVPVPDVKLATGKKVTTILEENDAEGDLPEDLRNLMERAVRLREHMEENQQDKSNRRALQNTESKIRRLVSYYRGDKLDDDFTYSYDVAVELLEE, from the coding sequence ATGGCACGAATGCACACCCGCCGCCGTGGCTCGTCCAGCTCGGACAAGCCGGTGGCAGACGAAGCACCGGAGTGGAGCGACGTCGACGCGGCTGACATCGAAGCCCGCGTCGTCGAACTTGCAGAACAGGGCAAGGACCCGAGCCAGATCGGCCTGTCCCTGCGCGACGAAGGCGTCAAGGGCGTTCCCGTCCCCGACGTCAAGCTCGCCACGGGCAAGAAGGTCACCACCATCCTCGAGGAGAACGACGCCGAAGGCGACCTCCCCGAGGACCTCCGTAACCTCATGGAGCGCGCCGTCCGCCTCCGCGAGCACATGGAGGAGAACCAGCAGGACAAGTCCAACCGTCGCGCCCTGCAGAACACGGAATCGAAGATTCGCCGCCTCGTCTCGTACTACCGCGGCGACAAGCTCGACGACGACTTCACCTACAGCTACGACGTCGCTGTCGAACTCCTCGAAGAATAA
- a CDS encoding 30S ribosomal protein S3ae, which produces MSERSVSKQKRGKRWYTVIAPENFDRKELGSTFADEPEKINGRTVESTLGELNDDQGANNVKLTFKITDVGSDAAYTEFIQQELTRDYLRSLVRRGASKIEANVTAITKDDYRVQLQPVAFTTKKADRSQEHEIRRIMTELTREAITGHTYDALTESVVEGRLSSAIYGDAKVIYPLRRVEVKKFSLEARPEEVEAEEEAAVSVDEDDVAVDVDDEETEA; this is translated from the coding sequence ATGAGTGAACGATCCGTCTCCAAGCAGAAGCGCGGAAAGCGATGGTACACCGTCATCGCTCCCGAGAATTTCGACCGTAAGGAACTCGGTTCGACCTTCGCGGACGAACCCGAGAAGATCAACGGTCGCACCGTCGAGTCCACCCTCGGCGAACTCAACGACGACCAGGGCGCGAACAACGTCAAGCTCACGTTCAAGATTACCGACGTGGGCAGCGACGCCGCCTACACCGAGTTCATCCAGCAGGAGCTCACCCGAGACTACCTCCGTAGCCTCGTTCGCCGCGGCGCGTCCAAAATCGAAGCCAACGTCACGGCTATCACCAAGGACGACTACCGCGTCCAGCTCCAGCCCGTCGCCTTCACGACGAAGAAGGCCGACCGCAGCCAGGAACACGAGATCCGTCGCATCATGACGGAGCTCACCCGCGAGGCCATCACGGGCCACACCTACGACGCGCTCACCGAGAGCGTCGTCGAGGGTCGCCTCTCGTCGGCCATCTACGGCGACGCGAAGGTCATCTACCCCCTGCGCCGCGTCGAGGTCAAGAAGTTCTCCCTCGAAGCCCGCCCCGAAGAGGTCGAGGCCGAAGAGGAAGCCGCCGTCAGCGTCGACGAAGACGACGTCGCAGTCGACGTCGACGACGAAGAGACCGAAGCGTAA